DNA from Methanobacterium sp.:
GATATTTGACTTTTTAATTAAAAATTCCGAGACATTTACTGTAGTGGGGGATGATGATCAAAGTATTTACGGCTTTAGAGGTTCTGAGATTAAATTCTTCCTGGAATTTAAGGATAATTATGATGCAGAGCTTATTACCTTAAAAACCAACTATCGTTCCACAAAAAACATTGTAGAATTTTGTGAAAACTTCATAGAAAATGATAGACTAATCAAAAAGGAATTGAACTGCAATCCAGGCCGTACTGGAGAAAATCCCGAAATTTTCTATATTAAAAATGCAAGAAATGGAAGACAGGATGAAGCAGACCAAATAGCCGGAATAATTAAACATTTAAAAGAATCCGGAAAAATAGCCAATTACAGTGATGTTGGAATACTTTTTAGAGCTCTTATAGGAGGAAAAGCTCTAAAGTTAAGCCTAGCTTTAGAAGAGTATGGTATTCCTTATGATATTGTAGGGAACGAAGATTTACTTGAACAAGCTGAAGTTAAGGTTCTTCTTTTAATGATTTATTATCTTATTGAATCTGATGATACGCCCTATATTATGAATAGATGGTCTGGTAAAGGGGCAGACTGGCTAAATATTTATGGTTTTGCATCTAAAGACTTTGATTTAAATAAATACTTCGGATTTTCCCAGAAAACCCAGGATATATTAATCAAGCTGGAGGACGATTTTAGAAAAAACCTCATCGCTACTGAAAAAGAGGTTTATAAAGAAAAAACAGGGCAAACATCCAGGATCAGATCCTACTTCGGAGTTTTTGATAAATACAAAAAGCAAAAGGATTTAAAAGAAGATTGCTTTAACGAAATTTTCTCTAGAGTAAAAAAACCTTACCTATACCAGTTCACTGTAGATGATTTAAGAGAATTGGGCATTGATAATGAGCATGATTTAAATTTCTTTAAAAGATTAAATGATTTAAGGGTATCCCTTGAAAATGAATGGTCTGATGAAACCATTAAAGATAAAACTACATTGTTAAATGTTTTTTATGAGATAATGGATATAATAAATAATTTTGATTTTGATGATTTTGATAATGAGAATGTGGAAAAACTGCTGAATGTATCTACACTTTCCAATACTATCTATAAATTTGAAGATGTGGTTAGCAGACACAGTTTAAGGAGACTATTCTGGTTTTTTTACCATAATCTGGGAAAGCACAGTTCTAATCAAATCAATGATGGAAATGAAGTTCAAATAATGACTATACATAAATCTAAGGGTCTTGAATTTCCTGTTGTTTTTATTGCAGGCATGAAAGAGAAAAGCTTCCCCAAAGATTTTAAAGATGAGGAGTACGAACTTTACGGTCTTTTTAAAACCCCAAATTTTCCTATTCCCTATAAATATTTAGAGTATAAAGATGAACTTACTCAGGAAGAAAAAGAGGAAAAATATTACTATGAGGAACGTAGGGTTCTTTATGTGGGATTAACCAGGGCTAAGGAGATTTTAATTCTATCTGCATATGAAGATAAAGACGGAAATCTTCCAGAAATTGATGGAATTGATTTTAATCAGGTTTCATTAAAAAGGATAGAGGAGGATTATTCAATCCTCCCACCAACTCAAATAAGTAAAATCCCTGATGAGGAGGAAGAAATACTCCTATTAAGTTATACATCTATAAGAGATTATGAGAAATGTCCATTTAAGTACTATATTGTCCATAAGCTATTATTTAAAGAATCAGACACGTATAAAATTAAAAAAGGAAATATATCCCATAAAATCCTTGATAAGATACATAAAAACTCTATTGCTAATTTGACTGGTGAAACATTAGAAGATGGAACAAGTTCAGATTTTATTGATGATATAATTGATGGAGATGAAAAAGATCTATTTCAAAATGAAGTTGAAAATATTAATGAGTATTTAAATACATTTTTTAAAGATATTGAAGTTATAAAATCTGAATTTCCATTTACCATTGAAAAAAACAACTATATTATAAATGGTCAAATAGATTTAATTTATAAAAGAAATGGAGCATTGGGAATACTAGATTTTAAAAATAAATATGCAATTGATAAAGATGAAATAAAAAAACAGTTATACACCTACTTATTGGCATTAAAATTAAATCCAGAATTTCACTCGGAAAATATTAAAGAAATTGCTGTTTACCTATTAAAGGCGCCTAAGGACAATAAATTGCAAATTTTTGACATAGATGAAGAGTATCTAAATAGATTCCAAAATAAAATCACAAGTGTAGCTCAAAATATTAACAACAATATATTCGAAAAAAAACAGACAGGGGACTGTGATAATTGTACCTTTAGCTTTATTTGCAACTAAAAAACGAGTACAATTAAACGTGCTCATTAACTCATTAATTGGTTTGAATCCGGAAATATGAGGAAATATTCAATAAACACGGATAACTCTAAAGAAGTCCGTCTTAAAGGTATCAAGGACATGTCGGGACATAAAAGGTGTAAGCCGTTCAAATTATTATGGAGTTAATGGGATAATAGATGTTTTAAGTTCAGTTAAGCTGGAAGAAGCCTCTTCAAAGAATTTAATTTTGAAATATCTTCATCAAGACCCACTGTTTAGAGAAAAGATTGATGCGCTAGATTATCCTGAATATGAAATTATTGTGGACTATAAGGGTATGAAAAGACCTCCTGTTAACTCTCCTTCCTGGCAACATCACAACTGGCAGGTTTTAACTTATGCATGGCTTCGTTCAATGCAGCCAGAGTCGCGTCCAGTTTTGACAGGTATTCTATTTTATCTCAACGAACTTTCTCTCTTTAAAGAGGATCTAAAGGAACTTAAAAGGGAAGTTGAAGAAAGAAATACTGATATTATGCCGCCTGAAAATGATCTGGTGAAAATACTTCAATGGAATGCGAGGTCTAACCCTCCTCTTATATCTGAAGCTTTCAAAATTCGTAGAATTTTGATGCATCGAAAATCATAGATTTTCGAAAGCGTTTAAAAATGAAAGATCTATACGAATTATTCAGGTAGAAAATAGTTCAGTTAATAATTCTCTTAATGAATTTGACCAAGTAGTAGCTGAAATTGAAAATAGAGTTATCTGTGAAGTTAATGGAAAAGGAATAAAATCTTCATGGAATCCAAATCCTGATAAAAGGACCTGTGATGCATGTGACTTTAAAACGTTCTGCAGTAAGTCTGAAACTGCATCAAGGTTTCCTACAGTGCCATGATTAAAAAAATTAATTCATTTGTTTTCTAATTTTTTGACTTACCATACAATGTGATAATAGTATTTATGTCAATTAAATAATCGCTAATTTCCCTGCAGTAGTTATTTCAAGCTTATCCTTATTTATAAAGCCCATCACTCTTAATTCGCGTATGTGATTGTAAGTCATTCCTCGACTTATCCCAACTTTAACTGCTAAATTTTGCACAGATATTCCGTTTTTGGTCAGCTCTTCAAGTATCATTCTTTTTGTTGCTGAAATTCCAAAATTTAAAATAGGGAGATCTATAACAGTTTTATCTTCTTCTGTAACGTAAACAATACGTTCTACTTGGTCTTGTCTTGCATAGCATCCAAAGAGAGCTCCAAGAGCCTGTGGTTTCCGTCCACCGCTCACATTCACTATTATTTTTCTTCCATGTGCATGTTCATACTCAATTGCTTCTGCAGCGTCTTCTGCAATTTTTACAACATCATACAGGCTTGTTATCTTTGTTTCTATTTCAACTACTTTTCCAACAGTTTCTTTAAGCATCCTTTCTGCTTCACGCTGCTTATTGTCTGAATCTTCTTCCCTGAGCAGAACTATTTTTTGCGGTGAAAATTGTGTAATACAGAACATCACTGGTTCGATTGAGTATATTGTTGAGATTAATGTATTGTCCATAATATCACCTTCCCATATTATCGTGGAAAGCTAAATGCTTTTTATCATTGTTTAAGTCCTCTATTTTAAGGATTAATATACTTTTCTAGATTTAATGCGCCAATTAAACCTTTAGGATTTAAAATTTTTATTTTTATATATAATTTATATGTTCTATGATAATTAATATTATCTTATATATGAAAAACATATATTTATTATATTTTTACTATTTAAAATTATATTTGTCAATGTAAAACATATACAGTTATATAGTAGTCATTACTAGATACATAATTGAACTCAAATTAAATGGACGGTTTAATTGAAGTAACTAATTTAAGCAATTTTTGCCGTGTATTGGCTGTATAAATGCTTTTATTATAATTTTAAAAGATTAATAACCTTAAAATTTCAAAAAAAATTAAAATTAAGTATTTTTGGAGGTAAAAAATGGATAATAAATATTTAATTGCATTGGGAATACTTGTAATTGCAGGTATTGTAGCTACAAGTGGATGTACTGATTCTTCCACAAGTTCTGCATCAAATTCGTCTCAAAGTACAGCACCACCATTTCAGATTTCAGATTTAAAAGTAACAAATGGTGGATATGGAGATTATGCTATAAAAGGACAATTGGTTCCTACTCGCGATATTGACTACCTTGAAATGGTTACTGTATGGTATGATTCCAGCGGGGCAGTTATTGAGAGAAATTCTCTTGCCTGGAACATGAATGATCTTAAATCCGGACAAAAGGTTAAATTTTCCACTAATGATTATATCAGTACTGATGAAGGAACTCCTTCTAAAGTTGAGCTTTTAGTGTTTGATAGTGCATTTGCAGGCGGCGATGATTCATCTGCAATATATAAAACTACTTTAGAAGTTTAAATTTCATTTATTTTTTTAATTTTCAGGTTAATGTTTGTAGAATTTCTGATTTGTAAAAATAAAAGATGGGGGATGACATTATGGTAGAAGAAGTAAAACGAGAAGAATCAATCGAGAATTTAAATGGAACATCAAGAACTTTAGAATTGGTTTTAGGAATTATTGGTGGATTTTTTGGTTTAATTGGAGGTATAGGGGCTGTAATGGTTGGGAGTATAGGGGACGCATTCAGCGCATCCGGTGCTTCTGATATAATGATTTTAGGTGCTGTTGCAGTTGTAGTTTCGATTATGGGGGTAATTGGGGCTGTACTAGTTAGGAATAAGCCTAAATTGGGCGGATTATTAATGATACTGAGCGGAATAATTGGCTTCATATGCATTTTCCTATTTTATGTACTTGGTGGCGTTTTCCTTGTAATCGGCGGTTTATTGGCTTTAATAAGGAAATAATGATTTAAATAATCAAAAAGTATGGGAATTAACTGGAAGAAGGGATTTTTAAGTATGTCTGAATTGAAGATCCTCATAGTTGAAGATGAGGGAATTATATCACTTGAAATCACGCAAATACTACAATCACAAGGATATCAGCCTTATGCAGTCTTCTCAAACGAAGATGTCATAGAAAAAGCACAGGAAATTCAACCTAATTTAGTGTTGATGGACATTAAGTTAAATGGGGAAGATGAATGCATAAAAAAAGCTATAAAAATCAGGGAAATGATGAATGTGCCCATTGTATATCTTACAGGTTGTGCTGATAAAACAACATTAAATGCAGTAAAATCAACCACGTCTTGTGATTACATACTTAAACCTTTTGATGAGGAGGAATTAGTCAGTACCATTGAAATGGCTCTAAATAAACATAACTCAATTTAATGTCATTTTTTTGATTAAAATTGATTGTAGTTCCATATATTCTTAGTCATATCCATATTTTAGTCAGACTATATTTCACCTGTTTTTCATCAAACAATTCCAGTATTTCATCTGTTTTTTCAGCTTCAATGATAAAAGTTGCTCTTCCAATCTTTTTCCCGTATTTAGAAACAATTCCTTCCCTTTCACTGATATATTCCTTGTTTTTATGTGTTGTTTTGACTTTGTAGCCGTATAACTGCCTTTTAACGAACATCTTATCCTTTTGTGGTATGTCGCCGTAGGTGTATGAGATAAAAGCTGCAGGTTTTAAGAACTCTTTTTGCCCTAAAATAAGTTCCGGTTTGGAATATAATACAGTGCCGTCTTTAACGACTTCCCATAGAAAATCAGAGTCTATTACTTCGTTTCGGTTAAAGAATACAAATGAAAAAGGATTTTTGAGCCTGTATTTATCTTCAATTTTAACTGCAATTTTCTGGACTTCCTGTCCCTCTTCCCCAATTTCTGGATTCCTGCCCTTAGAATTAAACATTAAAAAAATATCGATATCACTTTTTTTGTGCATTTCATCCTTTGCAGCGGATCCAAAAAGGATAACTGCTTCAATGCCCTGTATATCTTTTAAACTTTGCCCCAGTTCAAAAGCAGCATCTTTAATCTTCATTGGCCCACCTTACAATCTGGTTTAGTATTTTAAGAACTTCATCAACTGTTTCGCCGTTGCCTTTACCTCCATACCACCGGCCGTGCCTGATTGTTTCTAATCTACCAAATGCAATTGCTATTTCTTCTTCATCTCTTTCTCTTAAAAATCTCTGAAGTCCGGTATGTATGTCTTTATGTGCACCGAATCTTGTTTCGCATCCATAAGCAATATAATGCATTGAACATCCGTACGTCAGCTCTACTATGGAACTTGTGTGATCTTTATCTGATTTGAGTAGATCTATACTTTTCCTGATTTCTTTACCTCGTTTAAGGTGAGATTCTGCGTTCATATAGAAACATCTCCTGTTATACATGTACAGAATTGGTGGTATATTTATTTTTCTGTTAATACATAACTGTAAAAATAATTCTGTTACATAAGTACAGAATAGTGTGATACCTGCATATTCTGTTACTGTATAACATAAAACATTGAAATGCAAAAAATTATTCTCTGTGAAATTCACGTGTCTGCCAAAAAGAAGTTAAATACGTGGTGAGTTTATAAAACCCATTGTTTTAAATTATTTAATTACGTGGGGTTAAATAATTTCAATTCTTTTCAAAACTTCAAAGCCCAAATCTTCTTATTTCCCAATCTTTCCTATCCATAATCACAAACCATAACAACGTATACTTACCAACCAGTATCCAAATAAATTTCTTTTTATCCTATATTGTATGGTGACAAGAAAATGTCCAAACTGTAGATCTCAAGTTGTAAGTGGAATCATTCTAAAAGAGAAAGATAATTAAAAGGTTTAGATGAACTTTTTTAAGTAATATTGAGATATGATGCAAGTGATTGGCGTCCAATTGAACGAGAACTTATTTTAAAAAGGTTTAAAAGATGAATCAACCTGTAAAAGCTCAAAGGATGTCATCATAAATTTATATTGTAATTTTTATGCTGTTGTACTTCAAAGATGGGGTCACATTATCTTTTTGTTCTCTGTGCAGTATTATGAACCCTGCTTCTTCCAATCCTTCAAGTTTTGAATGAACTTTTTTAACATCTTCATGTACCATTTCAGCAAGTTCTTCTACTGATCCTGGATTTTCATTTTTTATATGGTCCATCAGTGTTAATTCGAGGTCATCTATGGGCATTTTGTGGGTTAATATCCTTCTTTCATCTTTAACTTCAGCATCTGGATGGTTTAAATGATATTTCCAGTCATCAAGGTTCAATTGGAGAAGTACATTTTCTGGATCTTCATCAAGCAGTTTTTTAAGGTTTTCAAGCGATCCAAATTCATATTCAAAATCTTTAATTAGTTCGCTTCCAGTTATTTTTCTTTCAAGTGTTATCTGTATCATTTATTTAGCCCTCGCTTTGTGGTGATAATAAAACTGTTTAATTTGGTTTATGTATTTTTATCAGTTCGACTTAATTTTTCGCGGAATGTATACCTGATAAACCTTCCATCCTCTGTTTGTATTTGATCTATACCATAAACCATAATAATGTATACTTACCAAACCCATATTCAAATGAATTTTCAATTTAAATATCAAATTAAGTATCTTTACCATGTGGAGGTTGTATAGTGACAAAAGAATGTTCAAACTGTGGGGCTCAAGTTGCAGAAAATGTTAAGTTTTGTACTGAATGTGGCGGTAAAATGGAGCCGGAAGTGCTGAAATGCCCAAGCTGTTCTAAAGAGCTGCCTGAAGGCACGAAGTTTTGCATGGAGTGCGGTACCAAGGTCGGGGTCGAGCCAAGGGCTAAACCTAAAATTGAAACCGCACCAAAAGAAGCTGTCTGCCCTAAATGCCGTAAAAAGTTTCCAGCCGGCACTAAATTCTGCAAAGAATGCGGAACCTCAATTAAGCCGCAGGTTTCAGGGAAAAAGAAACCTGAAGACGAGGTGGATAAGATCATTAAAGAAGCCACAACTGCAGGTAAAGGTCTCCTGAAAGAGGCTGACAGTTTGCTTAAAAGGTTCAGGTGAACCATTTTTTCACTCATTTTTTGTGTATAATGGCTATTGTGCTTGATTTTAGGAAATTACATCAATTTAATTTTCTTTTAAAATTTTTTCTATGTCTTTAATAACTTTTTCCACAACATCAAGGCATTCTTCAATCTCTTCCTGGGAAATTTCTCTTTTAGGGGTGCCTATTTTTACGTTACCATAAAAATCAACATTCCGGATTTCCCATAGCACATCTATTTTATCCTGATATTTTTTAAGGAGTGTTTTTGCCCTTTCCCTTCTCATGTTGTGGCTTCTGTAATCTTTTCCATTGAGTTTACTAGTTAAAGTCATGGTGGCAGATTCAAAAGCTGCATATGCTAGTCCTGCCACACCTGCAAGATCTCCCTGTTTGTGTAGATCCTTCGCTGATTTTAACAAATTTCTTGCCCTTTCCATGTCTAAATCAACCATATATGTTCACCTTCACGTGATATTTTATTTTCAAGCCGTTCAATTTCTTCTTCTATATTCTCCAGTTCTATTCTCCTTTTTGGCACGGGTTTCCCTTTTTGCACTATCGATTTGACTTCTCCTATTGTTATCTCAGCAATTCCTTCATAATAATCTCTGGCTTCGCCTTCAAGGGTTTTAGATTTGTTTAAGAATTCTTTAGCTTTTTCTACCCGGTATATAACGTAAGATTTTGGAAAAGAATGTGTTTCTGCTGTGATCTTTAAAGTATTCCCTTTAAATACAATACCATTTAACAAGGCTTCCAGAACTACAAAATCTACTGGATTTTTGATGTCTTCCCATTCATATTGATGTATTTCAAATCGATGGGGTAGAAAATCAAACCTGTTTATATCAATAGGGTTTTTAGCTACTACACAGATGTCTATGTCACTTTTTTGCGTAGCTAAGCCTTGAGCAACACTTCCAAAGAGTATGAATAATTCAACATCATCTTTAACCTGTTGATACAAAAGATCGATGACATTTTTAAAATCAGGATTTATATTTTGCCTTTCCTCTTCCATAAATAGTTTCCACAGAATTTTAACCAGGTTCATCTCATAATTTATCATGTAAAGCTTTTTACGGCTTTCTTTTTGCTCTAAAATGATGTTATATGAACTTAAAACTTTTAATATTCTTAGAACATTTGATTTAGAAACTTCAAGCTCTCTTGATAATTCACTGAGGCCAAAGGAGAAATATGGTTTTAGTATAAAGAACCTCAATATTTTCATAGTATTTTTGGTTGCCAGATGTTCCAGGTTAAATTGTTCTAATTTTAGTACCATATGTTCTAATTATAGAACCACATATAAAAATATTTGTTTTAAGTCGCATCTTTTTACCATTTTCGTAATTCTTTAAGGAATTTCAGTGCTCAGCTCTTTAAATTTATCATATTTTACAGGGATTGTTTACCTAAATCCTGATAAAAAAATTTTAATTTATTTTTTAATCAATTGGAGCTTTATAATTGTTTTTTGTATTATTAATAAAACAGATAGCTTCATGAACCCTTCCTGTTTTATTAGTATAACAGTTCATCTTATTTTTAGAATGAAATTTTTTAGACCATATAATATAGTAAGATTTTAATAATTCTCACACATATAAATAAATGATTGAAATGAACCGAAAACAAATAGCAGAAGAATTCTCAAAGTCTATAAATTATCCTGAAATAGATAAGATAATATTATTTGGTTCTGTGGCTCGTGGAGAAGATACTGAAAATTCAGATATTGATATTCTCATAATTTCAGATAAAAAACTAGAAACAAAGGATAAGCTCATGAGAAAAGTCAGCGAGGCACTGCTTAAGTTTGGAGTTTATATTTCTGCCAAGGTTATTTCAAAAGAAGAATATGAAAACCTGGAAAACACTCATTTTATCTCCAACATCAAAAGGGAAGGTGTGGTACTTGGATGATGTGAAACTTTTGATAAAAAATTCAGATGAGAAGCTTCTGGCAGCTAAAACTCTTTTTGAAAATGGTTTTTATGGGGACGCTGTAAGCAGGGCTTATTATGCGATGTTCTTTGTTACTAAGGCATTACTATCTAAAAAAGATAGTTATCCAAGGACACATAGAGGTTTAATTTCACAATTTGGGCTCCTTTTTGTAAAGAAAGGGGAATTTAAAAAGGAACTCTTTGATCTGCTTACAAGAGCTCAAGAGGATCGAGAAGAGGCAGATTATGGCTTATTTTTGGAATTAGATAAAGAAGAATCATTAATTATAATTAAAGGTGCAGAATTGTTTTTAGAGGAATGTAAATTGATTTTGTCGAATCTTTGAAATTAACATCTCATTTCATGTTATGTCCTTACAAAGGTTTGAAATCTGCTCAAAGACAATGATTTATTGTTAACTGTTTTACATGTTCCTCGCTAGTTCACGCTAAAATCTATTTTTTTCATGCTATGAATATTTTATTTCTCAAGTCCAGAAGATGTTTTAGTAATGCAGGGGAAAGTTCAATGACAACACATGGCCATATCTTAACTGTAGGTGCATGCAGATACATGGCAGGTTGATTGTCAGTGCAATGATGGGCCATTCTAATGAGAATATACTATCTCGAAGGCATTGTCCAGTTCATGGATGATGGGGTCCACATGAACTGGCTCCAGAATTGATGGAACTGCAAGTGGTTCGTTTAAGTATAAAGATCCTGCTGAAATTGCAGGAAGCGGCTACATGGTAAAATCATTAGAAGCTGTTTTGTAGGTGGTCTATAGCAACAATAATTTTGAAGAAGGCTGTCTGATGGCTGTTAATTTAGGTGGTGGTGCAGATAAAAAGGGGCAGTTTACGGCCAGATTGCAAGTGTTTCTATTGTTAAATTGGATTTCTGAAAACTGGAAAAATAAATTGGCAGGCTATGGCTTGTCCGGTCCTTTGCAGATAAGCTGACTGGAATCTAAAAGAATGATCTATAGAGATAAAGATCCATATTTCTAGTTTGGTATTGTTTAAGTTGTGGAATAATTCTTATTTTATATATCTAGATTCTGAGTATTGAATTGTGTAGAAATTTAGGGAATTTGACTTAACCTAAAAACTAGAATGTAACTTTTATTCTCTTTTACCTTAAATTTGGCTGTATTGGTGGTTTGTTTTTTTTATTTTTTGTGCAGTATTTTCTAATATGTTTGTAAATCTACAGCTCGCGCCTAT
Protein-coding regions in this window:
- a CDS encoding HEPN domain-containing protein, with amino-acid sequence MVDLDMERARNLLKSAKDLHKQGDLAGVAGLAYAAFESATMTLTSKLNGKDYRSHNMRRERAKTLLKKYQDKIDVLWEIRNVDFYGNVKIGTPKREISQEEIEECLDVVEKVIKDIEKILKEN
- a CDS encoding DUF4064 domain-containing protein, which gives rise to MVEEVKREESIENLNGTSRTLELVLGIIGGFFGLIGGIGAVMVGSIGDAFSASGASDIMILGAVAVVVSIMGVIGAVLVRNKPKLGGLLMILSGIIGFICIFLFYVLGGVFLVIGGLLALIRK
- a CDS encoding ATP-dependent DNA helicase produces the protein MQVIDLNQDQKEAVEYFSKKPLLIQAGPGSGKTRVIIERVKYLIQEKKIDPETFLVVTFSNKASKELRERLIDSKNGLDTETVNKIHISTIHSFCYDLISDKGLSYDILEEDEKNHMFIYKHLFDLGFENEKYFKKGHIETLVKKFNEMTTFNVDINGFEEYVKDEFPVYNEYLEYIQSILDNLKADEYFNFPEDDVKDDELFTEAWYNARYNQIAESYRQYLTLLEKENYIDFSLIQTKALELLEIYPDLVEELGFKNILIDEFQDTDPIQMKIFDFLIKNSETFTVVGDDDQSIYGFRGSEIKFFLEFKDNYDAELITLKTNYRSTKNIVEFCENFIENDRLIKKELNCNPGRTGENPEIFYIKNARNGRQDEADQIAGIIKHLKESGKIANYSDVGILFRALIGGKALKLSLALEEYGIPYDIVGNEDLLEQAEVKVLLLMIYYLIESDDTPYIMNRWSGKGADWLNIYGFASKDFDLNKYFGFSQKTQDILIKLEDDFRKNLIATEKEVYKEKTGQTSRIRSYFGVFDKYKKQKDLKEDCFNEIFSRVKKPYLYQFTVDDLRELGIDNEHDLNFFKRLNDLRVSLENEWSDETIKDKTTLLNVFYEIMDIINNFDFDDFDNENVEKLLNVSTLSNTIYKFEDVVSRHSLRRLFWFFYHNLGKHSSNQINDGNEVQIMTIHKSKGLEFPVVFIAGMKEKSFPKDFKDEEYELYGLFKTPNFPIPYKYLEYKDELTQEEKEEKYYYEERRVLYVGLTRAKEILILSAYEDKDGNLPEIDGIDFNQVSLKRIEEDYSILPPTQISKIPDEEEEILLLSYTSIRDYEKCPFKYYIVHKLLFKESDTYKIKKGNISHKILDKIHKNSIANLTGETLEDGTSSDFIDDIIDGDEKDLFQNEVENINEYLNTFFKDIEVIKSEFPFTIEKNNYIINGQIDLIYKRNGALGILDFKNKYAIDKDEIKKQLYTYLLALKLNPEFHSENIKEIAVYLLKAPKDNKLQIFDIDEEYLNRFQNKITSVAQNINNNIFEKKQTGDCDNCTFSFICN
- a CDS encoding HEPN domain-containing protein — encoded protein: MKLLIKNSDEKLLAAKTLFENGFYGDAVSRAYYAMFFVTKALLSKKDSYPRTHRGLISQFGLLFVKKGEFKKELFDLLTRAQEDREEADYGLFLELDKEESLIIIKGAELFLEECKLILSNL
- a CDS encoding zinc ribbon domain-containing protein, coding for MTKECSNCGAQVAENVKFCTECGGKMEPEVLKCPSCSKELPEGTKFCMECGTKVGVEPRAKPKIETAPKEAVCPKCRKKFPAGTKFCKECGTSIKPQVSGKKKPEDEVDKIIKEATTAGKGLLKEADSLLKRFR
- the csa3 gene encoding CRISPR-associated CARF protein Csa3, with translation MDNTLISTIYSIEPVMFCITQFSPQKIVLLREEDSDNKQREAERMLKETVGKVVEIETKITSLYDVVKIAEDAAEAIEYEHAHGRKIIVNVSGGRKPQALGALFGCYARQDQVERIVYVTEEDKTVIDLPILNFGISATKRMILEELTKNGISVQNLAVKVGISRGMTYNHIRELRVMGFINKDKLEITTAGKLAII
- a CDS encoding FxLYD domain-containing protein; translated protein: MDNKYLIALGILVIAGIVATSGCTDSSTSSASNSSQSTAPPFQISDLKVTNGGYGDYAIKGQLVPTRDIDYLEMVTVWYDSSGAVIERNSLAWNMNDLKSGQKVKFSTNDYISTDEGTPSKVELLVFDSAFAGGDDSSAIYKTTLEV
- a CDS encoding nucleotidyltransferase domain-containing protein, producing the protein MKIKDAAFELGQSLKDIQGIEAVILFGSAAKDEMHKKSDIDIFLMFNSKGRNPEIGEEGQEVQKIAVKIEDKYRLKNPFSFVFFNRNEVIDSDFLWEVVKDGTVLYSKPELILGQKEFLKPAAFISYTYGDIPQKDKMFVKRQLYGYKVKTTHKNKEYISEREGIVSKYGKKIGRATFIIEAEKTDEILELFDEKQVKYSLTKIWI
- a CDS encoding response regulator; amino-acid sequence: MSELKILIVEDEGIISLEITQILQSQGYQPYAVFSNEDVIEKAQEIQPNLVLMDIKLNGEDECIKKAIKIREMMNVPIVYLTGCADKTTLNAVKSTTSCDYILKPFDEEELVSTIEMALNKHNSI
- a CDS encoding nucleotidyltransferase domain-containing protein, producing the protein MNRKQIAEEFSKSINYPEIDKIILFGSVARGEDTENSDIDILIISDKKLETKDKLMRKVSEALLKFGVYISAKVISKEEYENLENTHFISNIKREGVVLG
- a CDS encoding nucleotidyltransferase domain-containing protein — protein: MVLKLEQFNLEHLATKNTMKILRFFILKPYFSFGLSELSRELEVSKSNVLRILKVLSSYNIILEQKESRKKLYMINYEMNLVKILWKLFMEEERQNINPDFKNVIDLLYQQVKDDVELFILFGSVAQGLATQKSDIDICVVAKNPIDINRFDFLPHRFEIHQYEWEDIKNPVDFVVLEALLNGIVFKGNTLKITAETHSFPKSYVIYRVEKAKEFLNKSKTLEGEARDYYEGIAEITIGEVKSIVQKGKPVPKRRIELENIEEEIERLENKISREGEHIWLI